A window of Ruminiclostridium herbifermentans genomic DNA:
AATAGCATATTTACCAATTACACATGCGCTGCCTATTTTTGTAGAAAATCAGCTACAAAATCGAACAGGCGATAATTTTAAAATAGAACTTGTTAAATACGGTTCATGGCCTGAACTTATGGATGCACTAAACACAGGCCGTGTAGATGGAGCATCTGTTTTGATTGAACTTGCAATGAAAGCTAAAGAACAGGGAATAGGAATAAAAGCAGTTGCTCTTGGTCATAAGGATGGAAATGTTATTGTAGTAGCAAATGATATAAATTCTGTTGCGGACTTAAAAGGAAAGAACTTTGCAATACCTCATAGACAGTCTTCTCACAATATACTGCTCGGTCAATTGCTCAAAGATGCAGGTCTTACATATAAAGATTTAAAAGTTGTGGAACTTTCTCCGCCAGAAATGCCAGCTGCTCTTGCTCAAGGTCAGATTGCTGGATATTGTGTGGCAGAACCATTTGGGGCAAAGTCTGTTGCAATTAATACAGGTAAGGTTTTAGCCGATTCAAAAGAACTTTGGGAGGACTCTATCTGCTGCTCTTTAGTTCTTACTGAAAGCTTTATAAATGACAAGCATGATATTGCGCAAAAGCTTACTAAACAATATAACGAAGCTGGAAAATATATTGAAGAGCATAAGAAAGAAACTGAGGAGATTGCAAAACAGTATTTAAAGCTCGATGACAATGTATATAATTTGTCAATGAAATGGATTTCATTTGATGATTTGAGAATTACTAAAGGGGCATATACTGATCTCACAAAAAGGCTTATTGAGTTTGATATTTCAAAGACACCTCCTACTTATGATGATTTTATAGATGATTCACTCTTTGGTTAATAGAAAAAGCATTGCAGATGTTGATTTTATCAATAGAATTTAGCATCAAATTATTAATTTTGAAATAGAAAATGGGGGCTAATGAATGAAAAAAGTAATTCATATTGTCGTATCTTTTACAGCTTTAATTTTAATATGGCTGCTTGCTGTAATTTTTGGAAATTGGAATAAAGCACTGCTTCCTTCCCCTCTCAATGTAGTAGAGGGTTTCAAAGAAATGGTTTATAGTGGAGTTTTGTTAACAAGTATTTTAGATAGTATGTTGAGGTTTGCCATCGGTTATTGTATAGCAGTTATTACTGGGGTAACATTAGGACTGATATTAGGCTGGTTTAGAGGTGTATGGAACTATATAAATCCAATTGTCCAACTGCTAAGGCCAATTTCACCAATTGCATGGCTTCCATTTATTGTATTATGGTTTGGAATTGGTGATTTACCAGCCATTGTTATAATTTTTATTGCAGCATTTTTTCCTATTCTGCTGACTACAGTAACAGCAGTAAGTAAAGTAGACCAGACATACATAAAGGTTGCAAGGAATTTTGGCATAAAAGGCGTAAGCTTTCTCACCAAAATTGTTCTTCCATCAGCATTCCCATATATTGCTACAAGTCTTCATCTAGCACTGGGAACTGCTTGGGTATTTTTGGTGGCAGGAGAAATGGTGGGAGCACAGACTGGCCTAGGTTATTTGATAATTGACTCTAGAAATAATTTGAGAGCAGATATGTTGCTGTCAAGTATAATTGTTATTGGATTAATTGGGTTAATATTAGATAGTCTAATTGGTTTAATAGAAAAGAGTATATTAAACAAATTTGGATTTGTGGCTAATGATGGGAGGACTTGATTTGTATATAAAAGTTGAAGATGTATCAAAACAATATGTACAAAATAATAAAGTATTTCAAGCTATGGAGCATGTTTCGTTAAACATTGAAAGAGGAGAATTTATTTGCTTGCTAGGTCCTAGTGGTTGTGGAAAGACTACGCTGCTCAATTCCATTGCAGGCTTTGAAAGAGTAAGCAGTGGAAGGATTACAATAGATGGAAATGAAGTAACAGAGCCATCAAATAAAAATGTAACGATATTTCAGAATTATGGACTGCTTCCATGGCGAACAGTAAAGAAAAATGTTGAGTTGGGGCTAGAGGGCAAAAAACTCTCTAAAAAGGAACGGGCTGAAATTGCAGATAAATTCATTAATATTGTCGGCTTAAGTGAATTTAGTAAAAGTCATCCCAATCAGCTTTCTGGAGGCATGCAGCAGCGTGTTGCCATTGCGCGCGCTCTTGCAGTAGATCCTGAAATAATATTTATGGATGAGCCATTTGGGGCATTAGATGCTCTAACAAGATTGAAAATGCAAGATGAGATATCTAGTATATGGGAAAATCAGAAAAAGACTATTATTTTTGTAACACATGATATTGAAGAAGCTGTTTTTCTTGCTGATAGAGTTGTTGTTATGACTCCTAACCCAGGTAAAATTAAGAGCATTATTAATGTTCCTATAGCACGGAAGAGAGATAGAACTAGCCCTGATTTCTTAAAAATTCGAGATAGGATTTTTGATGAATTTGAAATGAAGAAAGCTGATAATACAGAGTATTTAATTTAGTATATAAATTTCACAAATACTGCAGCTGCATAAAAATAAATTAGTACAACTACATCACCATTTGGATATCTCTAAAGGTGATGTTTTTATATTCAAAGACAATTTTTGTACATAATTTACACAATTCATAAACTAATGGTATAATTTCCATATAGCATACAGGCACAAGGTCGTGCTGTGATCCAATCACACTAATTTGAAAATGTACACAATATAATTTTAGTTAATCAATTATCAAATATAACAATAGCATTAAAAGTTTTTATACAAAGAAGTATAAGACTAAGCTGAAAAAAAGGGGTTTTCAAATATGAATTATCAAGGTGATTCGGCTACAGATATTAATATTGCATACATAGGGGGAGGCTCAAGGGGCTGGGCATGGACATTTATGACTGACCTTGCTTTAGAGCCAAATATTTCTGGAACAATTAAGCTTTATGATATAGATTTAGAAGCAGTTAAAAGTAATGAGATTATTGGAAATAATGTTTCTAGAATAAAGGAAGCTATTAGTAAATGGAATTATGAAGTGGCTTATACTTTGCAAGATGCACTTATTAATGCAGACTTTGTTATTATTTCAATGCTACCTGGAACTTTTGATGAAATGGAAGTAGATGTGCATATGCCGGAAAGGTATGGGATTTATCAATCAGTTGGTGATACTGTGGGACCTGGAGGCATAATGCGTGCACTTCGTACACTGCCTTTGTTTGTAGGATTAGCAAATGCAATAAAAACCTTTTGTCCTAATGCTTGGGTTATAAATTACACAAATCCATTGTCACTTTGTGTGAAAACGCTATACTATGTGTTCCCAAAAATAAAAGCCTTTGGATGCTGTCATGAAGTGTTTGGTGCACAACAATTACTTAAGGGTATTTTTGAAAAGAAAACAGGTATTGAGGTTTGGAGCAGAAATGAAATATTAGTTAATGTATTGGGAATTAACCATTTCACCTGGTTTGATTATGCTTCTTATAAAGGCAAAAACCTTTTTCCAATTTTTAAAGAATATGTCTCTGAGCATTTCGATGAAGGCTTTATAGACGAAAATTATAGTAAAGCTGATCGTTTTTCATGCTCTCATAGGGTTAAATTTGATTTGTTTAATAGATTCGGATTGATTGCTGCTGCTGGAGATAGACATTTAGCTGAGTTTATGCCAGGAGACACATATCTCTTAAATCCCGAAACAGTTGAACATTGGGGATTTTCACTGACTCCGGTTTCATGGCGTAAAGCAGATTTACAAAGACGACTAGAAAGAAGTAGACGTTTGGTATCTGGAGAAGAGTCTTTTAATTTAGTACCATCTGGAGAAGAGGGGATTTTGCTTATTAAGGCTTTATGCGGACTTAATCGGTGCATAAGCAATGTTAATATGCCTAATTCTTTTATGCAAATTAGAAATTTACCTAAATCTGCAATTGTAGAAACAAATGCTATTTTTGAAGGTGACAGAATTCGTCCAATTGCAGCAGGAAGGATTCCTGAGGGGATTCTCGCATATATTAAACCGCAAACTGACAATCATGAACGTGTCTTAAAAGCAGCATTAGAATGCAACATAGATCTTGTATATGAAGCTTTCAAATATGATACGTTAATTAATGGAAGGCTAAGTAAAAAGGAAATAAAATGTTTAGTAGGTGATATGATTAAAGGTACTATGAAGTATTTACCTAAAAAATGGGAAGCTGAATTATGATATATTGGATATATTCTAATTATCTTTGAACAACAAGAAATAGATAAACTTGACAATAGCTTGACTTTCTATTCGAAAGTTGAGTAATAACTATTAATAAGCTAATCAAAATATGGTTAGCTTTTTTTGATGTGCAAAAATTTATTGATAATCCTAAAGCTTTCTAATGTCAGTGAAGAAATTCAAGCCTAATTGTGCTCAAATTGGATAAAAGATTAATTTTCCTGAAAAAATAAATATAGTTTTTTAATAAAAAATATTCTCTTCGAATTTTGAACGGTAATTGCCTATGTTTAGTATATAACAAGTAAAGTGATGGAATACTATTACAAAATTATGCTTTGTAGAGACAAATTTTATAGCTACAGCAAAAATAGAAAATTTCTAGAAGGGAGAACAAATAATGCATAACGAAATGTTTTGCTTTCAGTGTGAACAAACAATAGGAGGCAAGGGCTGTACGAAAGTAGGTAACTGTGGAAAAGACAGTGAAGTAGCAGCATTACAGGACTTACTTATTTATCAACTAAAGGGTATAGGCTATTGTGGACAAAAATTATTGGAAAAGGGTATCAAAATAGATGATGAAACAGATAAATTTATTATGGATGCTGCTTTTTCAACTCTAACAAATGTTAACTTTGATCCTGAGAGATTTGTAGAATATTTGAGAAAAGCACAAGAAATAAAAGAGTGCTTGAAAAAGCAGCTGCTAGAGTGTAAAAATCATTTTCCAGAAGTAGTAAGTTATACTCTTCCAGCTACAAAAGAAGAAATGCTTAAGGATGCAAAAAAAGCTGGTATAATGTATGACCAGACTTTAGATGCAGATATTCGTTCCTTAAGAGAGATGCTCATTTATGGAATGAAGGGAATGGGAGCTTATGGCCATCATGCGCATGTTTTAGGCTATAAGGATGAGACAGTTAGTAAGTTTTTCTATAAGGGTTTTGCAGCAGTTATTAATGAAGGCCTGACAGTTGATGATTTGTTCAATTTAATTATGGAATTTGGACAAGTCAATTTAAAATGCATGGAGTTACTTGATAAAGCAAACACGGGCTCCTATGGCAATCCTGTTCCAACACAAGTCAGTATTACAAAGAAAAAGGGTCCATTTATTATTGTTTCTGGGCATGACCTGAAGGACTTAAAGGAACTGCTTGAGCAAACGGAGGGCAAAGGAATCAATATATATACCCATGGTGAAATGCTTCCTGCTCATGGCTATCCAGAATTAAAAAAGTATCCTCACTTAGTAGGTAACTTTGGCGGAGCATGGCAAGATCAACAAAAAGAGTTTGACGGAATACCGGGTTGTATACTTATGACAACAAATTGTTTGCAAAAACCACGAGACTCCTATAGGGATAGAATATTTACAACAAGTATTGTTGGATGGCCTGAAATAACTCATATCAGAGAGGTTAACGGTAAAAAAGACTTTAGTCTTATAATAAACAAGGCTTTTCAGCTAGGTGGTTTTACAGAAGATGAACCTGAACAGAAAATAACAGTGGGCTTTGGGCATAATGCAGTATTAAGCAATGCCGATAAGATAATTGATGCAGTAAAAAATGGAGCGATAAAGCATTTCTTCCTGATTGGAGGATGTGATGGTGCAAGACCGGGAAGAAATTATTTTACTGAATTTGCAGAGAAAACACCAAAGGATACAATAATACTTACACTTGCTTGTGGTAAGTACAGATTTAACAAAATGAATTTGGGTCAAATAGGAGAATTTCCTAGAGTTCTTGATGTAGGTCAGTGTAATGATTCTTTTGGAGCAATAAGAATTGCACTGGCGCTTGCAGATGCATTTAAATGTGGAGTAAATGATTTGCCGCTTTCATTAATTCTTTCCTGGTATGAACAAAAGGCTGTATGTATTCTTATTACATTGTTATCACTTGGAATTAAGGATATTAGACTTGGACCAACACTACCGGCATTTATTACACCAAATATATTGCAAGTATTAATTGATAAGTTTGGAATCAAACCAATATCAACGCCAGATGAGGATTTAAAGGCTATATTGGGAAACTAATAAGTTTTTACAAAGTCCTGAGTAGAGAGTAAAAATGTGATGTGACCTCCTAGTAGAATTTTAGTTCTAAATATATGAGGTAGCTTATTCTATTCTTTACTTGGGATTTACATATGAAATATGTTTATTGAATTGCTATCAGAAATGATGTATTATATTAAGCAGGAAAATTACTATTTTTTGGGTAATGCGAGTAATATAATTTTTTAAAAGAGAGAAGATAAGTAGAAATGAAGCTTTTTGAATATAGTTTATCAACAAATACTGAAGGTATGTACAATGTAACAAGACAAGCAGCCGAGGCAGTAACTAAAAGTGGTGTAACTGACGGAATATGTGTAGTCTATTGTCCCCACACTACGGCAGGGATAACAATAAATGAGAATGCAGACCCTGATGTAGTCCACGATATACTCCTTGGTTTAAAGGCGGCTTTCCCAGATAGAAAAGAATTTTTGCATTGTGAAGGGAATTCTTCCGCTCATCTGAAAGCATCTTGTGTTGGAAGTTCAGCAACTGTCATTATAAAGGGTGGAAGATTGCTGCTTGGTACTTGGCAGGGGATTTATTTTTGTGAATTTGACGGACCAAGAAACAGAAAATTCTTTATTAAAATATGTGAGGATTAATAATTAATATATTAAATTTATGGTTGGGCTATACTATGTGCAGCAAAATATTCAACTTTTTAAAAAAATGTAATAATCAAACTTATGTATTGATAGTTTTTAACATCTGTAAATTGTCAATTAAAGTTGAGTAAATGATTTGTTATACAAGGAGCAAGAAATGGAAATAAAATTAAATTGTGATTGTTGTATTTATTATTTTTATGACGAAGAATACGACTGTTATGTATGTGAAGTTAATTTAGATGAAGATGAGATGGTCAAGTTTATACAAAATTCATTTGATGATTGTCCATACTTTAGACTAAATGATGAGTATAAAACTGTAAGAAAACAGATTTGATTTAAAATAAGCGAATAAATTGAAATAAGCTTATATTTGTAGGAATGACAATGACTATTTCTTTTGAATGATTATTCACACCTTCTTTTAGAGAACTTTTGTCTACTGGCTTAGTCTGAGCTATATTTCTGTTTTACAAATTCAATATAGTCCTCAATCTGCTTAATGGCCTCTTTAGGTAAATTGGAAACATAAAGGCTATTAGATATTCTAGAGTATCCAGCTTCAGAATTACTATTTTCAGTCCTACCAAGTAGATAATCTACTGATACATTGAAATAGTCAGCAACTTTTTCTTTGATCTCATCATTAGGCGTACGATTACCAGCTTCATATTGGGATAAGGTAGTATTGCTTATATTTAAAATTTTGGAAAATTCAAGTTGATTTAAATTGTTTTTTTCTCTTAGTTTTTTAATTCTTTTACCTAAAATGTTTTTATCCATAAGGTTCCTTTCTCATTTTGCGGCTTAAATATACCATAACAAATATCTAAAACATATTTCACAAAATGGCAAAATAAATATTGACTTTTACGAAAAGTAAAAGTATAATAAACCTAAGATTTACAAATGAGAAAAATATACTATCTTTAACCATTGATTATTAAAAAAATGATAATTAAAAAAGCTTATTAACTAAATTATTAACTAATAAATAATAGGTAGTGATTTTTTAGCATTTGTTGTTATAGTAGGTTGCATAACATTTATAATAATGAATATGAATCTTGCAAATTAAAAACTCAAATTATTAAACAAATTATTTATTAAACAAATTATTAAAATTAGTAAGATTTATATTTCTGTTTTACAAATTCTATGTAGTCCTCAATTTGCTTAATAGCTTCCTCTGGAAGATTAGAGACATCGAACTTATAGAATTTTTCATCATTGGAACCTTCATCCTCTAAATTACATTTTTCAGTTCTCCCGAGAAGATAATCTACAGACACATTAAAATAGTCAGCTACCTTTTCCTTAATTTCATCACTAGGAGTTCGGTTGCCAGCTTCGTATTGCGATAAAGTAGTGTTGCTTATATTTAAAATTTTTGAAAATTCTAATTGATTTAAATTTCTATCTTCTCTAAGTTTTTTAATTCGCTGTCCTAAGATGTTATTATCCATATGAATCCTTTCACATTTTGTAAATTAATTATATCATAATGAAATTTTGCAGAAATATTATTTCACAAAATGCCAAAAAATATGTTGACTTTCACAAATAGTAAAAGTATAATAAATGTAAGTTTTACAAAAAGTAAAATATTATACAAAAAACACAAATAAACTACTGGAAAACTTAGAAAAATAGCTTTGTAATATGATTTTCAGAGTGTAAAACATAGTGAATATAACTTGTAAAAGCAATATTACATAATATCTAAAACTATTAAAATGCATTATTTTCATGTAAAAGTATGTGTCAGTAATGTACTAAGCATTTAAGTAGGCATAGACAAAAATACAAATAAAATAATCTGTACTAGTTTAATAGGTAAAATTCAAAAAGCAATAATCAGCGAGGAGGGAAAGACAAAATGGAAGACCAGCATATATTAGATATTAAAAATAAAATTAATGCTTCCATATCACAAAATTCTTATAAGGGATTTGTAAATGATAGAGGATGCATTGTTGTATGTACCGAGATGATGTCAATTATACAAGTTGGAAAAATAAACATTAATCCAAGACGAATATTTGATGTTTACATAACAGTTATGATAGAGGCAGTTAAATTGTTTTTTCATGCTGATGGAACATCGGGAACAATTACTGAGGTAATTCAGGAGTGTATTAAGGGAATAGGAAGTTTATGCAGAAATGCTGACGAATACAATCAAACCTATTATTTTGACAGTATTATTAAAAGTGTTCAAATAAGAGCGTTTCATGATTGGCCTGATTACGGATACAAACTATTAAGACATGCAGTATGCCTGATAAATACGCAAAAACAGGCAAACAGAATATTTGATGTTTTTTCTATTCTAGGCAAAATGTTCGATGGGAAAGACTATCCAGATAAATTTGTTATAATCCATGGTATTGTTGAACGAATGGAAGGAAAGGAAGCTGCAGACAAATATTTGATGGAAAACTTACATGTTGTTGAAATAAGAATGATTGCTGTTGATAAATTACTTGCTGAAGGAAATTATAAATTAGCTGAAGAACTATGTGTTGAGGCCCTACGAAAAACCAGGCGAAAATACTTAAATAGACCTACCATTTGGGCATATTATCTTGAAAAAATTTATACTGATACTGCAAACAA
This region includes:
- a CDS encoding ABC transporter substrate-binding protein, which produces MKGIYKIIALVLSIGLIIGLTAACGSKADVQNTTNSENTNNKSSKETVKIAYLPITHALPIFVENQLQNRTGDNFKIELVKYGSWPELMDALNTGRVDGASVLIELAMKAKEQGIGIKAVALGHKDGNVIVVANDINSVADLKGKNFAIPHRQSSHNILLGQLLKDAGLTYKDLKVVELSPPEMPAALAQGQIAGYCVAEPFGAKSVAINTGKVLADSKELWEDSICCSLVLTESFINDKHDIAQKLTKQYNEAGKYIEEHKKETEEIAKQYLKLDDNVYNLSMKWISFDDLRITKGAYTDLTKRLIEFDISKTPPTYDDFIDDSLFG
- a CDS encoding ABC transporter permease; amino-acid sequence: MKKVIHIVVSFTALILIWLLAVIFGNWNKALLPSPLNVVEGFKEMVYSGVLLTSILDSMLRFAIGYCIAVITGVTLGLILGWFRGVWNYINPIVQLLRPISPIAWLPFIVLWFGIGDLPAIVIIFIAAFFPILLTTVTAVSKVDQTYIKVARNFGIKGVSFLTKIVLPSAFPYIATSLHLALGTAWVFLVAGEMVGAQTGLGYLIIDSRNNLRADMLLSSIIVIGLIGLILDSLIGLIEKSILNKFGFVANDGRT
- a CDS encoding ABC transporter ATP-binding protein, with translation MYIKVEDVSKQYVQNNKVFQAMEHVSLNIERGEFICLLGPSGCGKTTLLNSIAGFERVSSGRITIDGNEVTEPSNKNVTIFQNYGLLPWRTVKKNVELGLEGKKLSKKERAEIADKFINIVGLSEFSKSHPNQLSGGMQQRVAIARALAVDPEIIFMDEPFGALDALTRLKMQDEISSIWENQKKTIIFVTHDIEEAVFLADRVVVMTPNPGKIKSIINVPIARKRDRTSPDFLKIRDRIFDEFEMKKADNTEYLI
- a CDS encoding alpha-glucosidase/alpha-galactosidase yields the protein MNYQGDSATDINIAYIGGGSRGWAWTFMTDLALEPNISGTIKLYDIDLEAVKSNEIIGNNVSRIKEAISKWNYEVAYTLQDALINADFVIISMLPGTFDEMEVDVHMPERYGIYQSVGDTVGPGGIMRALRTLPLFVGLANAIKTFCPNAWVINYTNPLSLCVKTLYYVFPKIKAFGCCHEVFGAQQLLKGIFEKKTGIEVWSRNEILVNVLGINHFTWFDYASYKGKNLFPIFKEYVSEHFDEGFIDENYSKADRFSCSHRVKFDLFNRFGLIAAAGDRHLAEFMPGDTYLLNPETVEHWGFSLTPVSWRKADLQRRLERSRRLVSGEESFNLVPSGEEGILLIKALCGLNRCISNVNMPNSFMQIRNLPKSAIVETNAIFEGDRIRPIAAGRIPEGILAYIKPQTDNHERVLKAALECNIDLVYEAFKYDTLINGRLSKKEIKCLVGDMIKGTMKYLPKKWEAEL
- the hcp gene encoding hydroxylamine reductase → MHNEMFCFQCEQTIGGKGCTKVGNCGKDSEVAALQDLLIYQLKGIGYCGQKLLEKGIKIDDETDKFIMDAAFSTLTNVNFDPERFVEYLRKAQEIKECLKKQLLECKNHFPEVVSYTLPATKEEMLKDAKKAGIMYDQTLDADIRSLREMLIYGMKGMGAYGHHAHVLGYKDETVSKFFYKGFAAVINEGLTVDDLFNLIMEFGQVNLKCMELLDKANTGSYGNPVPTQVSITKKKGPFIIVSGHDLKDLKELLEQTEGKGINIYTHGEMLPAHGYPELKKYPHLVGNFGGAWQDQQKEFDGIPGCILMTTNCLQKPRDSYRDRIFTTSIVGWPEITHIREVNGKKDFSLIINKAFQLGGFTEDEPEQKITVGFGHNAVLSNADKIIDAVKNGAIKHFFLIGGCDGARPGRNYFTEFAEKTPKDTIILTLACGKYRFNKMNLGQIGEFPRVLDVGQCNDSFGAIRIALALADAFKCGVNDLPLSLILSWYEQKAVCILITLLSLGIKDIRLGPTLPAFITPNILQVLIDKFGIKPISTPDEDLKAILGN
- a CDS encoding secondary thiamine-phosphate synthase enzyme YjbQ is translated as MKLFEYSLSTNTEGMYNVTRQAAEAVTKSGVTDGICVVYCPHTTAGITINENADPDVVHDILLGLKAAFPDRKEFLHCEGNSSAHLKASCVGSSATVIIKGGRLLLGTWQGIYFCEFDGPRNRKFFIKICED
- a CDS encoding DUF6472 family protein; the encoded protein is MEIKLNCDCCIYYFYDEEYDCYVCEVNLDEDEMVKFIQNSFDDCPYFRLNDEYKTVRKQI
- a CDS encoding helix-turn-helix domain-containing protein produces the protein MDKNILGKRIKKLREKNNLNQLEFSKILNISNTTLSQYEAGNRTPNDEIKEKVADYFNVSVDYLLGRTENSNSEAGYSRISNSLYVSNLPKEAIKQIEDYIEFVKQKYSSD
- a CDS encoding helix-turn-helix domain-containing protein, whose protein sequence is MDNNILGQRIKKLREDRNLNQLEFSKILNISNTTLSQYEAGNRTPSDEIKEKVADYFNVSVDYLLGRTEKCNLEDEGSNDEKFYKFDVSNLPEEAIKQIEDYIEFVKQKYKSY